The genomic DNA TGAACTTATATTCATCAGACTCATGATCAATAAACATGGGTAAGGCTACAAATGAATAGAGATACTTGCGTCCAATGTTAAGGAAGACAATGGAGGTGAGAAGTATACTAAGGGAAAGGTGTTCACTTCAAACCTGCTGAACATACTGTAAGTTTACTGCATCTGTATTTTTAAACTACCAGTGATTCATTTATCCCCTTTCATTGTCTTCTCCAGCTCACTGTGCCTCCGACCTCGACCCTGCTGTAGACACCTGAAGGCTCACACTGGATTATGGGCTTTGGTTTGCTCACAGAAGCTTTTCACAGTGAAGATTCCACATGCATACAGACACGATGTGATGGGCAGCTACATGGTTTCCATTATGTGATAAACATGCAATATGGATCAACAGGCAAAGGTTACAATGCAATCAATGCAACAATACCACATAATCATacataatcatttattttgtacatttacaaTCATATTTACACCACAACATATGCAGACAAAGTTTGATTGGCTGAAGACAGAGAAATTATATTCACAATAGTGCAAACTCTTAATTTGAAATGGACTGGCCAAGGAAACTGTGCtgctcagacatgcactgaactccagataatttcCTTAAATTAAGCAGAGTGACaatatgtgagaacgcaaatgtctaaGTCAGTCGACagtctccagagtttctcctgccagcccccccgtaaaaactctggataatgtccaaTTGAGCCCAtctgagaatacagcaggaaattaTCCAGAGGAATCAGTGCGAGCGAGTGGGCGCGTTGATGGCGTTGACGCTGGTGTCGATGTGCTAAAAACATGTGATGTGCGCAGTGGAATTTATATGATACATCATGCCTCCTGCATAATGAACTTCCCCTCGTCTGAACGCtacagagatttctgtgttgttatgCACATCTCTGACCAGAGGATCTTCTGCCGCCTTCTTCATTTGTGGAAGGCAACCAGAAAGCCCATTGTGCAGACATTTTTCAGAGGTAGTCCATTCTTTTTCCACGCTTTACTGttcaacattttttatatcCAATTGTGTGTTGTAAATGTCCAATCAAATTTGAGTCTGTACCTGGTTACCTCTGCAGTATAATGTCAGGACTTGTAGAATTCAACTCTTTCTATGAGATCAAACTAAATCTGACCTGTCCAACACTGACATTAAGCTGTGATCAGACCTATTACGTCTCCTCTTCTTATGTCAGGTGTTGCCTCTGCACCTAACTTTGTCCTTTCCTGTAAAAGCATAGCAGTCTCTGAgaatccaaaaaaaaacaaaaaactttctGAATCCAATCGCGTCAGGTCCCTGTCAGTGCTCTAACTCTGCTCTTGGATTtgctccatcttctcctcctgacTCAGACTGAGGTTGTAGCCAGATGCTGTGATTTGGCACTGTGGTAACATTTCCTCCAGTAGGATGATGATCAACCCAGGACTCGAAATCCCAGGTAGGGATGAAATGTCCAGACGCCGCAGTCCCCTGCAGAACAGCAGACAAAAAGAGGTGTTTAACACAACAGGAGTGTGATGGTTATAATGAATTAGGCTTTGTTGGGAGAtaggttgcaaaattccgggaatattcaaacttggaaactttccatgggaatatacgggaattaacgggaataaactggaaatgttgtgggtcatttatactaactgtatttaccttgtcatatacagacataaatataaacattttgttttgtcataggctgatttgagccctgaggaaactttgggcacttgactatatgcttctgcatcttagTGTCaatcttaacataggtctttgcacagtatatGCAAATGtatacagcctttccttctacattggatggggtgaaatgtctccacacatgagatagtgcacgtggcattgttctgtagaataagatgagaaaaaagttttaaaaaaacgctaatgcaatgccagagatataaatagttagccaaacaattggaatcgtctgtaaaaatattttacaattgatggataaatgatggaaaaaggctggatgaacagatgaacaatcctcaatcagcatgctaatatattttccccagtaatatcatcgaaacttacatgactagtcctgcacaccacagcaggcctcaatagccatAGATATAAATACTAGATgactcggccgcgttgccggccaacggagatgaacgtcaccacatggcggccatcttgcatcgggcagctcgctcacccataacattgtgttggtagtggtaaataaccataacttgctcaattttcaaccgattttgaaacggtctggtttattataaacgtcagagatgtagatatgacactgtgtacttatgatAAATTAtgtcattttcaaaaaaaataaaaataataatttatgcagtgtcataactacatctctgacgtttataacaaaccaaacaatttaaaaatcggttgaaaattgagcaagttatggttattttaaaaagtacgcaccactacaacataatgttatgggtgagcgagacgccctcagcaagatggctgccatgtggtgacgttcgactccattggccgaggcatctagccttatatatgtctatgtcaatagccctgctgtagagtgaaggatgctgggagttatctgtgcatgtgatggaagaatgcacagtggagggttgaaattcaacgtgcagtgtgtgctgcattccagacatctttaaaatagagttttgaatgatgttttattgctcagcgtttaatttgctcatttttttttttttttcaaaatttccaAAATCccagagcttaacttcccatggaaagtttccggaaatttaccggaaaatttctgcccctttgcaaccctagtttgGAGTGTCTGGATGATTACTTGAGATTCCTCAGTGCAGCCAGGCCGCCCGTCGTGATGCGTGGACAGTGAGAgatgtccagctcctccagggagTCCTGGAAATTGTGGAGCTTGGCCAGAAACCAGTCGTCCACTTCAGGACACCCTCGAAAAGACAGAGTCCTCAAAGATGGCTGTTCCTCTGTGGGAAGACAAATCAGATTAAAAACACTGGACTTACATGCTGAATATCATTAGAATGAATTAACAGTACATGGATATGACCTAGAGACAGAGGAAATGAGGTTACGTCAGAATAAATGCAATTATGAGAGGAAATAAAGCTCAGTACCCAGGTTCACCAGTCCTGTGTAGTTGATGATAGAGTAGCTCATGTCTACTTCCTCTAgcagtgtgtctttgtggttcAAGAAATCCCAATTGAACTTGCCCCTGGGGTTAGCACGAAACCAGGCTGACTGCCCAACAAACCTGTAATATGAAGTTTGGATCAACGCCAGcagattaaagaaatgaaagtaATGGGTGAGTTGATCACATTTGAACTAATTTAAAGACATCAATTGCAGATATATGTATCTGAGTGAGACAACTAGCAGATTGTTTACTCACTTTCAATCTCTTGAAACTTGAGTTCCCAAAAGTTTAAAAGAAGGATAATAATGGTGCAGGAACCATTGCACAGCTACACAGACCTTTAGTTTAACTGGTTTGCCACAAGTGATATGTCATGTCATTAAGTCCAGTTTGAGTTTCTTCATATGATGCTAGTCTGATTTCAATGTAAAAccatacaaatattttttaacatgttttctttttcaatatgAAATTAACAAGTTTTTTAGTGAAGTATTATCATTGCCTGAAATATTGCTTTCAACATTGGAACTCTGAAATCAAGAAATCTGAAGCTGCCAGTCTGGACTATGAAGACCTTTGatggtttattttgtattattacctgacattttccagatttgATTAACTGAATAAATCATCTGCTGATTGATCAGTAATGATAACAATCATCACTTTCAGCCCCACATGACTAAATGCTTGATCCTAATCAAGTGACATGCATTTAGTCAATAGAGAATAAGACAAGTGTAAGCCCATCATCAGGGTCAGACAGCATTAGTGGTCTTATcctattatttttaaattatttttataaaagaaTCTCTGTGGTCACCCAATTCACCCAATCACCAAATTTGCAATTAACAGTTATTTAAATAGAAGACAAAATATGAATCTTAAGTGTATGCATTTTCGCAAACCATGGAGAAGTGACATGGTACTTACCGAAATCCTCCCTTTAGATTTAAGACATAATACGCTGCTGCTATGTCCGACCCATGAAACTTCTGAGCGTAGCTGTAGTACCTGTGGAAGACAGTGATAGTCACAAAAGCAATAATAActtgtaaatggatttgtatttttgtgtcttgtgtcaCATGTGTCTTGTCACGACCATTAGATCATAGCATTAAGTCTAAAGACTTGTATGATTATGAAAATAGCAAACTGCATGAATTTAACTGATACAGGCACATTCAGATTGTTGGAGCTATTTACACGAGCGTTTAACAGTTAATCATCggtatatttagttttttttgaaGATGACATAGGTTATGCCTTTAGAATTATTATTGTAGTTATTTGTTTCTAGTTATCGTAGTTTTATGATTTAGTTTTGAAGGTACTAGGCACCAGgggatttttttatatatatatatatatatatgggtaGGTGGGCATATGGCTTTTTGCCAGGGCAGGAGAGACAGCAGATGCCACAGCTGTGTGATTGTACGTTTGCTTgcaaacagaaataaatccCACACAAAACGTGACGCCTGCCTGGATAATGGATTTATTCCCTGCGTAACATTCACAACTCAGGTGCCTTAGTGGCTTTTTGATATggagtttttattcttttgtaagTTTAAGGACAAATCCCCACTAAACAGATGTTAAACTAAACAAGTTATATACATTGTTTATGGTGCACTCAGCAGTAGTTGTGATGACCTTTGGTTTCAGGGCAGTAGGGAACAGTTTTTTACTTGAGCTactatcagaatcagaatcagaattagaaaagtgtgtgtttgccaggTAGATCACACCTGAgagctgcacctcctctttGCATTAACCCGGTTTATTCAGGGTTCTACTGAACAACAGTCAAGAAAAACCAAGACATCTCTTACGCGTTCTTCCTCTGGATCACCCTCCTCTTCAGCTGAGAGCTCAAGCTCAGGAGCATCTCCATATCATAAAACCTctgggtgaggaagaggagcagcctcgtgtggagtggaggaggagaagatgccGAGCTCGAGCTCCATGGTCGCCTGGCAACAAGGAGGAGGGCCGACCGCTGGCAACATCTGTGCAGAGACTGAACACGGACACAGTTAGTGGTGTCCTCCAGATGTGCTCAGGTagtcacagaaaataaatgtctcCAAACTGAAGCCATCACTGTTACACTGCTGGTCTATAAGGTTAGACTAGGAGCACTAACACAACGTTATACACATGtagctaacagcagctaactTTAGTGAGTTGTATCAGTCCATAAGGCTAAACACTAACCACTAACATAACGTTATACACTTACACATGtagctaacagcagctaactGTAGTGAGTTGTATCGGTCCACAAACTAAACactaacaacaacacacagcctGTTCTCTGAATAACAACCTGTTCTCCTCCATTTGAAAACTTAGCTCACTTTCTCATTCGTGTGTTAAGTGCAGTAGTTAGTTAGTCTGTGTTTGAAGGGTGACTTACCATCAAGTGAGCCGACATGACAGTTCGGTTCAACAGCGAGCCGTGAGGGACAAACTCTGCCCTTCCGCTTTTGTCGCCGGTTGTTGTTTAGCCTGTCTACCGCAGGGTGGCGCCCCATGCACGTCCGTCATGTtgcagatcccccccccccccacacacacacacacacacacgctacttGGAGTTATTGTAGTGTAAATtaacttatatttaaatattctttAGTGTTGAGCTTGTCTGAAGGGACAACTCTGAAAAGATTCTTTCCATAGATGTAAGATAtaagacatatatatatatatatatatatatatatatcctgttTATTTGGAAAAGTGGGGAGTTATAGGAGACGGCAAGGTACAGATGTGAATAGATATAAAGAAGAAAAGGGGAGATAGAAAGTTCAGAGAAACAGGCTGTGAAAGTTGAGGTGAATGAGAGAGGGGGATGTTTGTGGAATAAAAAGGTCATGGATGGAGGAAGAAGGATGGAGACATGCTATGAATTCAGGTATGGTGGAGCAGTGGTTACTACTGTGgtctcacagcaagaaggttctgggtttgaacatgaCTGtatggagtttgcatgtttgccctgtgtatgtgtgggtttcCTGGCGTgcatggttgtttgtctctatgtgtctctATATCATATTCTTCTATCTGTTCCATAATTTAAAGCCCCTACAAGGACCTTTTCATATTTGTTGATTTTTTGTGCCTGTGTGGACAAAAGTTGTAGTGTTTCCACTGCATCCTGTCGTAAAATCCTTCGGCCCTGATAGCATGTAGAAAAAAGACAACGTGCTTTTAGTACGATGCATTGCGATGAGGTAATTTGACTTTTTGTCACTGTATGATTGGCATCGTTAATTTCTCTGGTTGggaaattcatgtttttatgacGTTTGGGCAGGACCAGTTTTGGATCTGCCGGATTGTAGTCCCCTCCTATGATGATCATGCCGGCTGGGTGAGCCGTCAGCTGTTaggtgatgacatcatgagGCTTTTCAAGAACTACCTCAGCTTTAGCTTTTGGGGGAATGTATAGTTccatcattgttattattgtaaatGTCCTTGGAAGAAAGAACGGCCTGCACCGTTCTCTGAGGAGCTCTAGATCTGGACAGCAGTGTTTTTAATATAGTCTCCAGGGCTGTGCACCTGCTGTTGTTCACGTAAAGacaaacacctcctcctctgttctacCCGCAGTCCCTTGTTCGTTCCACTCCGTAAACTGTGCAGCCGGCTTCTTTGATCGCAGTAACTGGGATGTTGTTGGTCCACCAGGTCTCTGTGATGATAGTCACCTAATGTGGCTTACTCTCATTCTGATTGCATCCAGACCCTTGAGTTGGTGAGGAACAGACTCGGAAGCGCTGGTCTTTACTGGCTCGCTTCCCACTGCTTCTGTTTCCCCTCCCTCCGCCGCCTGCATCTTTTCACTGGCAGGTTGGTATTGCCAGTGGTTTCTGGGGTACGTTGGATCTCCTGGGGATAAAAGAAGTGTTGAAACTGAACTCCATGCCTGGGGAAATGTAAACATAGGCTTTTCCGGCCTGACTGTCGTAAATCACTGCATTTGACTTTGCGGGTAATCTGACCCAACCTCATACATAAAGAATAGTTTATAGAAAGAGAACATTTTTTCAATTGCCTAATTTGTTACTGTAGGTCATAAAGAGGCAGAAATATTAAATTTAGACAGTCCCATAACCAGATACATACTCCATGTAGGGAGCTGGAGCCTCTTtcagctctgtttttggtctccaccatgTTTTGAGGAATATATGTGGACCACTATGTTCAACAGCTAGTTTCtacctgtgttttgtttgatgcTGCTGTTTCCATCGTTGGAACTCAGTTATCTCAAACTTCTCATTTTAAGAATCTATCGTCAGTGAGGTTGGCTTTTATCAACAAAGAACACCCAACATGAATATAATTATTTGAACAGAAATGCTGATGGTGCTGTAGATTGGAAGGGAAGAAAGAaagttatattaaaaaaatacagttaattCAGTGACAAGACGAATAGTCTCAAAAACTAAAGTTTTTGATTTAGGTGTATGCCTCATAAAGCCTCACCATTTTGATTATTGACCTGTTTAGAACCATGGTTAAATTGTGACAGACTTGCTAATGGCTCTAAACCGTTCCCTCAAATAATTAGAATTTTCACAAATAGAATAACTAACTCTGTTTATCTGCCTATCATTGTGTCAGAAGTGCCTGCCTCAAAGACTTCTGCCAAAAAACACAGGAGGACTCCAGCTGGGTTTGTTCGGTTTAATGTTTTGCCGCCTGCTGATTACTTTTCTTAGCTGCGCTTCAAATCaaatctgtgtatgtgtgtgtgtgtttgtgtgtgtgtgtgtgtgtggtgtgtgtgtgtgtgcgtgtgtgtggggggggggggcatgccTGGTATCAGATCAGAAATCAGGCTATTCTTCAGCAGGAAGTTGCagggaaaaaagggggaaaaagctTCAGATGCCTCATGGTCAAAACGTAAAATAGTATGTAAAATGTAAAGGTAAATCTACACAAAACCCCAGAAATTCATCTGTAGATCTGGCGAACATTTCTCCTTAGTTTTGATTTTCATcctcttcagctgctttcagacattgaTGTGAGTGCAAACATTTTCCGTTACTGCAGATATTTTCCTGCACATTTCGTGCCAGTTCCCCAGTAGaatgtcaggaaaatgtccaaatgagcccaaGTGATAATacagcaggaacatttctggaaaATTCACAGTGGGTGAATGGGCGTGTTGACGATTTCTCTAAGACGTGTTAGACACGAAACTGGACGAAAACAAATAGCCTGTCTCAGGATTAAAAATAGGAGGCATacacatgtttatgtttatgtgctGTAAATAACGCTTTCCACAACAGAATTTTATATGTAaagtcctgcctcctgcatgctttACCAAGATGCCACCACTCACCTTCAGGACAGTTTcctgtgaacacatctgacccAGACAGGAGTAATTTATAATTACTAATAATGCATCATGTGCTGATTTGTGCCAAAGACTATCATTCTCTAAAAAAATCAATTGTCTCAAGGTGGTGTACCCTGCAGCAGCCATCATGTATTTTACGTTACCAGGTTAAAGTACTTGTTTACCTAAATTTTCTCAGCAGAAAAGAAAGCTTGAAACACCATGATTGTTGCTTTGCATCAACAATCCTGGCTGCACCACACCCTGCTCTGTCACtataacacacacgcacgcgcgcgcatacacacacacacacacacacacacacacacacacacacacacacacacacacacacacacacacacacacacacacacacacacacacacacacacacacagcacagacgTCCCTGAGCTCCTGCACTGACAGGGTGTGTGGTTTGACTGACAGTTCACACCTGCTGGTACAAACAATTAACAAATGAGATAACGTCTTGTGCTTCTCCTGAGTTTGCAGAGACTCAGGAGAAGCACAAGAGAGACGAGGCGGCAGTGGATGCTGAGGCGAACAGAGGGGTTACTGGCCGTAAGGTTCAGTGGTTTGAACTCTGGATGTGTTTCCAGTGAGTAGTCCCATATACGTATAGAAAaccatgaatatatgaacctgtgtcaCATGTAAAAGCTGACTGGCCACATGGAAAAATACAATGTCCAGAAAATTGATTACTATGTATTGGGTCCTTTTTATTAGTTAGAGATGCaaagatggaagtgaaggaatGTGGAGCCTGAGCAAATCACATTAGTGAAGGCTTGGTTGAATGAACATGTGGACCAATGAAGTAATGTGTATCTGGCGAGggaatgaatgagtgaatgaattGATTAGTAGATGGATGGTGGAATTGATGGATTGTGGATGTATGTTCTCAgatcaagagcttttggtgtcTCTCTTTGAAATTCACCTTAGTGTATTATTGATGGGATTTTCATTCATAGTGTTTA from Limanda limanda chromosome 6, fLimLim1.1, whole genome shotgun sequence includes the following:
- the dmac2 gene encoding distal membrane-arm assembly complex protein 2; the protein is MSAHLMSLHRCCQRSALLLVARRPWSSSSASSPPPLHTRLLLFLTQRFYDMEMLLSLSSQLKRRVIQRKNAYYSYAQKFHGSDIAAAYYVLNLKGGFRFVGQSAWFRANPRGKFNWDFLNHKDTLLEEVDMSYSIINYTGLVNLEEQPSLRTLSFRGCPEVDDWFLAKLHNFQDSLEELDISHCPRITTGGLAALRNLKGLRRLDISSLPGISSPGLIIILLEEMLPQCQITASGYNLSLSQEEKMEQIQEQS